In a single window of the Littorina saxatilis isolate snail1 linkage group LG3, US_GU_Lsax_2.0, whole genome shotgun sequence genome:
- the LOC138961137 gene encoding uncharacterized protein, which produces MVTAAQVSAKYFAEGVTATTSFAAPPPSAVGDFRPALTEVQGYRFSESPSVAYELSKVLARTSGSENSLPVDTVPLLTAHDRKWLRFRWATEIYQFRALPFGLSLAPWVFTMVTRQLCSLVRQKGIRLRAYLDDWLVLNQSQQSCSLHTQAVLDQANDLGFQINQSKSELIPSQNFTYLGMTFDTVAWSVRPSLRRVNKLQDLLRSLRSQKQAKARVLASALGQMESMATLIPLGRVCKRPFQAALSSEWNPAYQGWDVSVQIHSWIRQTTNQWLQADLFLGVPIVLPPPEVDMFTDASQLGWGAHLAQLTASGTWPESQAQSHINVLELEAAFLGLRSFFPAVVGKHVRLHTDNTTVAAYVNKQGGSRSQTLSVRTCQILRWCAQHRITLSAKFLPGRLNVLADALSRSSSVLHTEWTITHHALQRLWVQVEKPVVDLFATRFSRRLPVFVSPFPDPEAWKTNALEINWSDLTAYAFPPFQLLGRVLRKAEMERPSLILVAPMWTSQHWFPDLLRLTVGPPIPLNLERGDLLQPRTGVLHENPQALRLHAWRL; this is translated from the exons ATGGTTACTGCAGCTCAGGTGTCTGCCAAGTACTTCGCTGAAGGGGTGACAGCTACGACGAGCTTTgcggcaccaccaccctcagCGGTGGGTGATTTCCGCCCTGCCTTAACGGAAGTTCAGGGATATCGTTTTAGCGAGTCTCCTTCTGTTGCTTACGAACTTTCCAAGGTGCTGGCTAGAACTTCGGGTTCTGAGAATAGCTTGCCTGTGGATACTGTGCCTTTACTGACTGCACACG ATCGAAAGTGGCTCAGATTTCGATGGGCAACAGAGATCTATCAGTTCAGGGCTCTCCCCTTCGGCTTGTCTCTGGCCCCTTGGGTCTTCACAATGGTGACACGACAACTTTGTTCCCTGGTCAGGCAAAAAGGCATTCGTCTGCGTGCATATTTAGACGATTGGCTCGTCCTAAATCAGAGCCAGCAGTCTTGCAGTCTTCACACGCAGGCAGTGTTGGATCAGGCAAACGATCTAGGTTTTCAGATCAACCAGAGCAAATCAGAGCTGATACCGTCTCAAAACTTCACGTACCTAGGGATGACATTCGATACGGTGGCATGGTCAGTCCGTCCCTCCCTGAGAAGAGTCAACAAGCTCCAAGACCTTCTCAGGTCTCTCAGGTCACAGAAGCAGGCCAAGGCCAGGGTCTTGGCGTCGGCCCTAGGACAGATGGAATCTATGGCCACTCTCATTCCGCTGGGGAGAGTTTGCAAAAGGCCGTTTCAGGCTGCACTCAGCTCGGAGTGGAATCCGGCTTACCAGGGCTGGGATGTCTCTGTTCAGATACACAGCTGGATTCGACAGACCACAAATCAGTGGTTGCAAGCAGACTTGTTTCTGGGAGTTCCGATTGTGCTTCCTCCTCCGGAGGTCGACATGTTCACAGATGCGTCTCAGTTAGGCTGGGGTGCTCATCTTGCACAGCTCACGGCCTCGGGGACTTGGCCCGAGAGTCAAGCCCAGTCTCACATAAATGTGTTGGAGTTGGAGGCAGCCTTTTTGGGGCTTCGGAGCTTCTTCCCTGCTGTTGTCGGAAAGCATGTTCGGCTACATACCGACAACACCACGGTAGCGGCTTATGTGAACAAGCAGGGCGGTTCACGGTCGCAAACACTCTCAGTCAGAACTTGTCAGATTCTGCGGTGGTGTGCTCAACATCGGATCACTCTGTCGGCGAAGTTCTTGCCAGGTCGGCTCAACGTTCTAGCCGATGCTCTCAGCCGTTCGTCCAGTGTgttgcacacggagtggacGATCACCCACCATGCACTTCAGAGATTGTGGGTTCAGGTCGAAAAGCCTGTAGTCGATCTGTTCGCTACGAGGTTTTCCCGGAGACTACCGGTATTTGTCTCCCCGTTTCCCGATCCGGAAGCTTGGAAGACAAACGCTCTGGAGATCAACTGGTCGGATCTCACGGCGTACGCCTTCCCTCCGTTTCAACTGCTGGGCAGGGTACTCAGAAAGGCCGAGATGGAACGCCCGTCTCTCATTCTGGTGGCTCCAATGTGGACAAGCCAACATTGGTTTCCGGACCTGCTTCGTCTCACAGTAGGTCCTCCTATTCCGCTAAACCTAGAGAGGGGAGATCTGCTACAACCACGCACGGGCGTTCTTCACGAGAATCCGCAGGCTCTGCGGCTTCACGCGTGGAGACTGTGA